The following are from one region of the Gryllotalpicola protaetiae genome:
- a CDS encoding ABC transporter permease — protein MTSTVSTGDAVPAVAPTAQRRSFAALMPSWSPKLVVGLSLAGVIVLWAIIGPLLVGDPNAISTLAFAPPGTHGHLLGTTQTGQDVWSQIAWGTRGSLIIGFSVGVLATVLSGIFGIVAAYLGGALDDSVALFTNVVLVIPGLPLTIVIGNYVPPAQRGIFLIAVVLALTSWAGSARVLRAVTLSIRSRDYVSASRVSGEKAWRILVVEILPNLIPVMASQFVFAIIFAILGEAGLSFLGLGANNTFTLGTILFQAYNDLALTQGAWWWFVPPGLLIALFGCALSLINFSIDEIINPKLRNSTRAQRKKWGLTPAQIAQLEAENLK, from the coding sequence ATGACCTCCACCGTCTCTACGGGCGACGCCGTTCCCGCCGTCGCGCCGACCGCTCAGCGGCGCAGCTTCGCGGCCCTCATGCCGAGCTGGTCGCCCAAGCTCGTCGTCGGGCTGAGCCTCGCCGGCGTCATTGTGCTCTGGGCGATCATCGGCCCGCTGCTCGTGGGCGACCCGAACGCCATCAGCACGCTCGCGTTCGCGCCGCCAGGAACGCACGGACATCTGCTCGGGACCACGCAGACCGGCCAGGACGTCTGGTCGCAGATCGCCTGGGGCACGCGCGGGTCGTTGATCATCGGCTTCTCCGTCGGGGTGCTCGCGACTGTCCTCTCCGGCATCTTCGGCATCGTCGCCGCCTACCTCGGCGGGGCGCTCGACGACTCCGTCGCGCTGTTCACGAACGTCGTCCTCGTCATCCCCGGACTGCCGCTCACGATCGTGATCGGCAACTACGTGCCGCCGGCTCAGCGTGGGATCTTCCTGATCGCCGTCGTGCTCGCGCTGACCAGCTGGGCGGGCTCTGCCCGCGTGCTGCGCGCGGTCACGCTCAGTATCCGCAGTCGCGACTACGTGTCTGCATCACGGGTGTCGGGCGAGAAGGCATGGCGGATTCTCGTGGTCGAGATCCTTCCCAATCTGATCCCCGTCATGGCGAGCCAGTTCGTGTTCGCGATCATCTTCGCGATCCTCGGTGAGGCGGGGCTCTCGTTCCTCGGCCTCGGCGCGAACAACACCTTCACGCTCGGCACGATCCTGTTCCAGGCGTACAACGACCTGGCGCTCACTCAGGGCGCCTGGTGGTGGTTCGTGCCGCCCGGTCTGTTGATCGCACTGTTCGGGTGCGCGCTGTCGCTGATCAACTTCTCGATCGACGAGATCATCAACCCGAAGCTGCGGAACTCCACGCGCGCGCAGCGCAAGAAGTGGGGCCTCACCCCCGCGCAGATCGCGCAGCTGGAAGCGGAGAACCTCAAGTGA
- a CDS encoding aldo/keto reductase, with protein MSLDHYYLLGRSGLRVSRLALGTMNFGMAGFHAAYGKTLDEARPIFDAYVSAGGNLIDTADFYTAGESERIIGQLVAESPGLRDRLVITSKFTNSVDPGDPNAGGNGRKHVIRAVEASLRRLGTDYLDLYLLHTWDRITPVDEVLRTFDDLVTAGKIRYAGLSDVPAWYAARAQTLADANGFSPLVSLQLPYSLVERTVEAEHVPVGLELGLGITAWGPLGSGFLTGKYRAGADGGVEGSGRLTGSAAGAAGQARSAADWNTLAALETVARELDVSMAQLALNWVATQPGVAAAIVGASSAAQLASSLDALSFSIPAQLRARLDEASAPVLGKPYGMFTAEYQGRLVSAGAKVGDKPSGYREPVRNWV; from the coding sequence ATGTCACTCGATCACTATTACCTCCTTGGCCGCTCCGGGCTGCGCGTCAGCCGGCTGGCGCTGGGAACCATGAACTTCGGCATGGCCGGCTTCCACGCCGCGTACGGCAAGACTCTCGACGAGGCGCGGCCGATCTTCGACGCGTACGTGTCGGCCGGCGGAAATCTGATCGACACCGCCGACTTCTACACGGCGGGCGAGAGCGAGCGGATCATCGGCCAGCTGGTCGCCGAGTCGCCCGGGCTGCGCGATCGACTTGTGATCACGAGCAAGTTCACCAACTCCGTCGACCCCGGCGACCCGAACGCGGGCGGCAACGGGCGCAAGCACGTGATCCGCGCGGTCGAGGCGTCGCTGAGGCGCCTCGGCACCGACTACCTCGACCTCTACTTGCTGCACACCTGGGACCGCATCACGCCGGTCGACGAGGTGCTGCGCACCTTCGACGATCTCGTGACTGCGGGGAAGATCCGCTACGCGGGGCTGTCGGACGTACCTGCGTGGTATGCGGCGCGGGCGCAGACGCTGGCCGACGCGAACGGATTCTCGCCGCTGGTCTCGCTGCAGCTGCCATACTCGCTCGTCGAGCGCACTGTCGAGGCCGAGCATGTGCCGGTCGGGCTCGAACTGGGGCTCGGCATCACGGCGTGGGGGCCGCTCGGCTCCGGATTCCTGACCGGCAAGTACCGTGCGGGCGCAGACGGCGGCGTCGAAGGGTCTGGCCGGCTGACGGGGTCGGCGGCGGGTGCGGCCGGGCAGGCGCGATCGGCCGCGGACTGGAACACCCTGGCAGCGCTCGAGACGGTCGCGCGCGAGCTTGACGTCAGCATGGCGCAGCTCGCCCTCAACTGGGTCGCGACGCAGCCGGGAGTCGCGGCGGCGATCGTAGGGGCGAGCAGCGCTGCGCAGCTGGCCTCATCGCTCGATGCCCTCTCGTTCTCGATCCCCGCGCAGCTGCGCGCGCGGCTCGATGAGGCGAGCGCGCCGGTGCTCGGGAAGCCGTACGGCATGTTCACTGCCGAGTACCAGGGGCGGCTGGTGAGCGCCGGCGCGAAGGTCGGCGACAAGCCGAGCGGCTACCGCGAGCCCGTGCGCAACTGGGTCTGA
- a CDS encoding glycoside hydrolase family 2 protein, with protein sequence MTFTPFTFTPITDAWTVEPLGGPLPAGFPAGTVPAVVPGVIHTDLLRAGLIADPFDGDNEAAQQWIGDTSWRYATTFSWHDDGSTRHDLVAYGLDTVARVVLNGEVVAHTENQHRSYRWPVAALLREGANELIVEFSAPVPEVEARAARYGALPQVNHHDFNQLRKTASHFGWDWGIDVAGVGIWQPIGIDSWSGVRIDAVRPLVAVEPDGTGVLTAHLALEHDGTDAGVDLAATVKVAGFGQGATAVSDAPADAASVVVTARIADVHRWWPIGHGDAALYDVTVSVGEAQWVGRVGFRNVHVNTAPDAAGRPFELFVNDELVLVRGVNWIPDHAFLTEIPAARYRRRLDDAVEANVNLLRVWGGGIYESDAFYERADELGLLVWQDFLFACAAYAEEEHLSVEVEAEAREQITRLSTHPSLVIWNGNNENIWGYVDWGWPARLGDRTWGNGYYRELFPRLIAELDPTRFYSPASPFSFGEYLHPNDEHNGTMHIWDVWNRRDYAAYRDYTPRFVSEFGFQGPPAWSTLTRVVHDEPLAPFGAEMLVHQKAHLGNEKLERGAQGHIPIPASIDDWHWATQLNQAQAIAFGVAHFRSLTPHNTGTVLWQLNDNWPVVSWAAVDFDEHRKPLWYALRDVYAPRFATIQPRASERARANAFEGSSPEQDVLALVLVNDTGSDWSGEVALTRLSFSGEEFASENVLVTVRARGTSTIELPAEVAAAGDSRRELVVARVLDQASGFASALWNPADVIDQSLAPQADALDARAERTEGGYAVTVTARSYVRDVFLQVDRVDPAARVDRGLVTLLAGESARFEIASSAAVDPSAFIAPLVLRTANGLLAPAAN encoded by the coding sequence ATGACTTTCACGCCTTTCACCTTCACGCCGATCACGGATGCCTGGACCGTCGAGCCTCTCGGCGGGCCGTTGCCCGCGGGCTTCCCTGCCGGGACCGTGCCCGCGGTCGTGCCCGGCGTGATCCACACCGACCTGCTGCGCGCGGGGCTCATCGCCGACCCGTTCGACGGCGACAACGAGGCCGCGCAGCAGTGGATCGGCGACACGTCATGGCGGTACGCGACGACGTTCTCGTGGCATGACGACGGGTCGACGCGGCACGATCTGGTGGCCTACGGGCTCGACACGGTCGCGCGGGTCGTGCTGAACGGCGAGGTCGTCGCGCACACCGAGAACCAGCACCGCTCGTACCGGTGGCCCGTCGCCGCCCTGCTGCGCGAGGGCGCGAACGAGCTCATCGTCGAGTTCTCGGCTCCGGTGCCCGAGGTCGAGGCGCGGGCCGCGCGCTACGGCGCGCTGCCGCAGGTGAACCACCACGACTTCAACCAGCTGCGCAAGACCGCGTCGCATTTCGGGTGGGACTGGGGCATCGACGTCGCGGGTGTCGGCATCTGGCAGCCGATCGGCATCGACTCGTGGTCTGGGGTGCGCATCGACGCAGTGCGCCCGCTCGTCGCGGTCGAGCCGGACGGCACCGGTGTGCTGACCGCGCACCTCGCGCTGGAGCACGACGGCACCGATGCGGGCGTCGATCTGGCTGCCACCGTGAAGGTCGCGGGGTTCGGCCAGGGCGCGACGGCGGTGTCCGACGCGCCGGCGGATGCCGCATCCGTCGTTGTCACCGCGCGCATCGCCGACGTGCACAGGTGGTGGCCGATCGGCCACGGCGACGCGGCGCTCTACGACGTGACCGTGTCGGTCGGCGAAGCCCAGTGGGTCGGCCGCGTCGGCTTCCGCAACGTGCACGTGAACACCGCGCCTGATGCGGCCGGCCGGCCGTTCGAGCTGTTCGTCAACGACGAGCTCGTGCTCGTGCGCGGCGTGAACTGGATTCCGGACCACGCGTTCCTCACCGAGATCCCGGCTGCGCGCTACCGGCGGCGGCTCGACGACGCGGTGGAGGCGAACGTCAACCTGCTGCGCGTCTGGGGTGGCGGCATCTACGAGTCGGACGCGTTCTACGAGCGCGCCGACGAGCTCGGTCTGCTCGTCTGGCAGGACTTCCTGTTCGCCTGCGCGGCGTACGCAGAGGAAGAGCATCTGTCGGTCGAGGTCGAGGCGGAGGCGCGCGAGCAGATCACCCGCCTGTCCACGCATCCGTCTCTCGTGATCTGGAACGGAAACAACGAGAACATCTGGGGCTACGTCGACTGGGGCTGGCCCGCCCGCCTCGGCGATCGCACCTGGGGCAACGGCTACTACCGCGAGCTGTTCCCGCGGCTCATCGCCGAACTCGACCCGACGCGGTTCTACTCGCCGGCGTCGCCGTTCAGCTTCGGCGAGTACCTGCACCCGAACGACGAGCACAACGGAACCATGCACATCTGGGACGTCTGGAACCGGCGCGACTACGCGGCGTACCGCGACTACACGCCCCGCTTCGTCTCCGAGTTCGGCTTCCAGGGACCGCCGGCCTGGTCGACCCTGACCCGGGTCGTGCACGACGAGCCCCTCGCCCCGTTCGGGGCCGAGATGCTCGTGCACCAGAAGGCGCACCTCGGCAATGAGAAGCTCGAGCGCGGCGCCCAGGGACATATTCCGATTCCGGCATCCATCGACGATTGGCACTGGGCCACCCAGCTGAACCAGGCGCAGGCGATCGCCTTCGGCGTCGCGCACTTCCGCTCGCTCACACCGCACAACACGGGCACCGTGCTGTGGCAGCTGAACGACAACTGGCCGGTCGTGTCGTGGGCGGCCGTCGACTTCGACGAGCACCGCAAGCCGCTCTGGTACGCGCTGCGCGACGTCTACGCTCCGAGGTTCGCGACGATCCAGCCGCGCGCGTCCGAGCGGGCGAGGGCGAATGCCTTCGAAGGCAGCTCGCCCGAGCAGGACGTGCTCGCGCTTGTGCTCGTGAACGACACGGGCTCCGACTGGTCGGGCGAGGTCGCCCTGACTCGGCTGTCGTTCTCCGGCGAGGAGTTTGCGAGCGAGAACGTCCTGGTGACGGTTCGGGCTCGCGGCACGTCGACGATCGAGCTCCCTGCGGAGGTGGCCGCTGCGGGCGACAGCCGGAGGGAGCTCGTCGTCGCGCGTGTTCTGGATCAGGCATCCGGCTTCGCCTCTGCGCTCTGGAACCCTGCCGACGTGATCGATCAGTCGCTCGCACCGCAAGCGGATGCCCTCGATGCGCGCGCCGAGCGCACCGAGGGCGGCTATGCGGTGACGGTCACCGCCCGCTCGTATGTACGCGACGTGTTCCTGCAGGTCGACCGTGTCGACCCGGCCGCCCGCGTCGACCGCGGGCTCGTCACCCTGCTCGCGGGGGAGTCGGCGCGCTTCGAGATTGCATCGTCCGCAGCCGTCGACCCTTCCGCGTTCATCGCGCCGCTGGTCCTGCGCACCGCGAACGGGTTGCTTGCCCCTGCGGCGAACTAG
- a CDS encoding ABC transporter ATP-binding protein yields MSTLEFRGVTKEYRVRGERGRSGKLLAVNDVSFTIESGKTVALVGQSGSGKSTIAKLLLQLEAPTRGQILLDGHPIKRHGAGLRAYRNHVQMVFQDPFASLNPYHSVAHHLARPLKIHKRATGRAEVDAAVRRLLERVRLTPADEVAAKHPHELSGGQRQRVAIARALAPEPTMLIADEPVSMLDVSIRLGVLNLLAQLQREDNLGVLYITHDLATARHFSDEILVMYKGEIVERGPADEVILNPQHEYTKKLAAAAPNPELRLKQIAGA; encoded by the coding sequence ATGAGCACCCTCGAGTTCCGGGGCGTGACCAAGGAGTACCGCGTCCGCGGTGAGCGTGGCCGCTCTGGGAAGCTGCTCGCCGTGAACGACGTGAGCTTCACGATCGAGTCGGGGAAGACCGTCGCGCTCGTGGGCCAGTCCGGCTCAGGCAAGTCGACGATCGCGAAGCTGCTGCTGCAGCTCGAGGCGCCGACCCGCGGCCAGATCCTCTTGGACGGGCATCCGATCAAGAGGCACGGCGCCGGCCTGCGCGCCTACCGCAACCACGTGCAGATGGTCTTCCAGGACCCGTTCGCCTCGCTCAACCCGTACCACTCGGTCGCGCACCACCTCGCGCGGCCGCTGAAGATCCACAAGCGGGCGACGGGCCGCGCCGAGGTCGACGCGGCGGTGCGCCGGCTGCTCGAACGGGTGCGGCTCACCCCGGCTGACGAGGTCGCGGCCAAGCATCCGCACGAATTGTCAGGCGGTCAGCGCCAGCGTGTCGCGATCGCGCGCGCTCTCGCCCCTGAGCCGACCATGCTGATCGCCGACGAGCCCGTGTCGATGCTCGACGTGTCGATCCGGCTCGGCGTGCTGAACCTGTTGGCGCAGCTGCAGCGCGAGGACAATCTCGGGGTGCTCTACATCACGCACGACCTGGCGACGGCCCGGCACTTCAGCGACGAGATCCTGGTGATGTACAAGGGCGAGATCGTCGAGCGGGGACCCGCCGACGAGGTCATCCTGAACCCGCAGCACGAGTACACCAAGAAGCTCGCGGCCGCCGCGCCGAACCCTGAGCTGAGACTGAAGCAGATTGCCGGAGCATGA
- a CDS encoding LacI family DNA-binding transcriptional regulator codes for MTSSAASAVGIVLRRSPRQLAAEPFYGELIGGLEEVLAPQGRQVLMQVVDGMPRELDSYRRWAANGAVGAVVLVDLVPADPRPELIVSLGLPGIILGEPETGTGLATVRNSGYEPMVDAVSRLAALGHTRIARVTGPSAFMHTQERTRGYLDAAAGLGIAGQLEVGDYSGESGADATRHLLAAPEPPTAIIYDNDVMAIAGLEAAHGLGVAVPDELSILAWDDSQFCRLTTPPVSAMSHDVHTRGALAARLLLDVLGGEPPRDVVAEAPVFVARGSTGAPARILDLPVQ; via the coding sequence ATGACCAGTTCTGCCGCGAGTGCGGTCGGCATCGTGCTGCGCCGCTCGCCTCGGCAGCTCGCCGCGGAGCCGTTCTACGGCGAGCTGATCGGCGGCCTCGAGGAGGTGCTCGCCCCGCAGGGGCGCCAGGTGCTCATGCAGGTCGTCGACGGCATGCCGCGTGAGCTCGACAGCTACCGGCGCTGGGCCGCGAACGGCGCGGTCGGCGCCGTCGTGCTCGTCGACCTCGTGCCCGCAGACCCGCGGCCCGAGCTGATCGTGTCCCTCGGCCTGCCCGGAATCATCCTCGGCGAGCCCGAGACGGGAACGGGGCTCGCCACCGTGCGCAACAGCGGCTACGAGCCGATGGTCGACGCCGTCAGCCGGCTCGCAGCGCTCGGCCACACCCGCATCGCCCGCGTCACCGGGCCGTCGGCGTTCATGCATACGCAGGAGCGCACGCGCGGCTACCTCGACGCCGCGGCGGGGCTCGGCATCGCGGGGCAGCTCGAGGTAGGCGACTACTCCGGAGAGAGCGGGGCGGATGCCACGCGACACCTGCTCGCCGCACCTGAACCCCCGACCGCGATCATCTACGACAACGATGTGATGGCGATCGCCGGGCTCGAGGCCGCGCACGGGCTGGGCGTGGCTGTGCCCGACGAGCTCTCGATCCTCGCCTGGGACGACTCGCAGTTCTGCCGGCTGACGACGCCGCCCGTGTCGGCGATGAGCCACGACGTGCACACGCGGGGAGCGCTCGCGGCGCGGCTGCTGCTCGACGTGCTGGGCGGCGAGCCGCCGCGCGATGTCGTCGCCGAGGCGCCGGTGTTCGTGGCGCGCGGGTCGACGGGCGCGCCTGCGCGGATTCTGGACTTGCCGGTCCAATAA
- a CDS encoding ABC transporter ATP-binding protein — MNDPVITIQDFSVDYLGAVTTHAVKNVSLTLGRGEILGLAGESGCGKSTLAYGITRLLKPPALITSGNATFHSREGWSADLSTLTGEELRQFRWDKISMVFQGAMNSLNPVISIQAQLEDVFTTHRPELSRAERVQKCGDLLERVGVDRSRLKSFPHELSGGMRQRVMIAMAMALDPQVMIMDEPTTALDVVVQREILDEITRLRAELGFAVIFITHDLPLLLEISDRIAVMKAGEIVELNDAYELYTNPQNDYTKRLLASFPSLTGERGDFIRTGVADDRLTETDQEVVAS; from the coding sequence GTGAACGACCCCGTCATCACGATCCAGGACTTCAGCGTCGACTACCTCGGCGCGGTCACGACCCACGCCGTCAAGAACGTCAGCCTGACGCTCGGCCGCGGCGAGATCCTCGGCCTCGCGGGCGAGTCGGGCTGCGGGAAATCCACCCTCGCCTACGGCATCACGCGCCTGCTCAAGCCGCCCGCACTGATCACGAGCGGAAACGCGACCTTCCACTCGCGCGAGGGCTGGTCTGCCGACCTGTCGACACTGACCGGCGAAGAGCTGCGGCAGTTCCGCTGGGACAAGATCTCGATGGTGTTCCAGGGGGCGATGAACTCGCTCAACCCCGTCATCTCGATCCAGGCGCAGCTCGAGGATGTGTTCACGACCCACCGACCAGAGCTCTCGCGCGCCGAGCGAGTGCAGAAGTGCGGCGACCTCCTCGAGCGCGTCGGCGTCGACCGCTCGCGGCTCAAATCGTTCCCGCACGAGCTCTCCGGCGGCATGCGGCAGCGCGTCATGATCGCCATGGCGATGGCGCTCGACCCGCAGGTGATGATCATGGACGAGCCGACGACCGCACTCGACGTGGTCGTGCAGCGCGAGATCCTCGACGAGATCACCCGGCTGCGCGCCGAGCTCGGCTTCGCGGTCATCTTCATCACGCACGACCTGCCGCTGCTGCTCGAGATCAGCGACCGCATCGCGGTCATGAAGGCGGGCGAGATCGTCGAGCTGAACGACGCGTATGAGCTGTACACCAACCCGCAGAACGACTACACGAAGCGGCTGCTCGCCTCGTTCCCGTCGCTGACGGGGGAGCGCGGCGACTTCATCCGCACCGGGGTCGCCGACGACAGGCTGACCGAGACCGACCAGGAGGTGGTGGCCTCATGA
- a CDS encoding ABC transporter permease: MRFYLQKIGFYVVALWAALTLNFLIPRLMPGNPVDILIAKMGAAGQPVTPGTRKALSIALGQGGGGNWLQQYGEYLVNLAHGNLGVSVVNFPENVTTVIAQALPWTIALIGLSTIISFLLGIGLGMFAGWRRGSWLDNLIPVTTMFQAVPYFWLALILVLVLTRVFPIFPYAGGYNVNSGLVPGFSLQFIGSAIYYGFLPALTIVLSSIGGWMLGMRNMMVATLSEDYIVTAEAKGLKPSRVRLTYAARNAVLPSLSGFAISLGFVVAGSIVTEQVFSYPGVGQLLWTAVSNDDYALMQGIFLVISLSVLAANLIVDLLYGLIDPRTRARA, from the coding sequence ATGCGGTTCTACCTGCAGAAGATCGGGTTCTATGTCGTCGCCCTCTGGGCGGCGCTGACCCTGAACTTCCTCATTCCCCGCCTGATGCCGGGCAACCCCGTCGACATCCTCATCGCGAAGATGGGCGCGGCCGGGCAGCCCGTCACACCCGGCACGCGCAAGGCGCTGTCGATCGCCCTCGGCCAGGGTGGCGGCGGCAACTGGCTGCAGCAGTACGGCGAGTACCTCGTGAACCTCGCCCACGGCAACCTCGGGGTCTCGGTCGTCAACTTCCCCGAGAACGTCACGACGGTGATCGCCCAGGCGCTGCCATGGACCATCGCCCTGATCGGCCTCTCGACGATCATCTCGTTCCTGCTCGGAATCGGGCTCGGCATGTTCGCCGGCTGGCGGCGCGGCTCGTGGCTCGACAACCTCATTCCCGTCACGACGATGTTCCAGGCGGTGCCGTACTTCTGGCTCGCGCTCATCCTCGTGCTGGTGCTCACCCGGGTCTTCCCGATCTTCCCGTACGCGGGCGGCTACAACGTCAACTCGGGCCTCGTGCCCGGCTTCAGCCTCCAGTTCATCGGCAGCGCGATCTACTACGGGTTCCTGCCTGCGCTCACGATCGTGCTGTCGTCGATCGGCGGCTGGATGCTCGGGATGCGCAACATGATGGTCGCCACCCTGTCGGAGGACTACATCGTCACCGCCGAGGCGAAGGGCCTCAAGCCCAGCCGCGTGCGACTCACCTATGCCGCCCGCAACGCCGTGCTGCCCTCGCTATCCGGCTTCGCGATCTCACTCGGCTTCGTCGTCGCCGGCTCGATCGTCACCGAGCAGGTGTTCAGCTACCCCGGCGTCGGCCAGCTGCTCTGGACGGCCGTGTCGAACGACGACTACGCGCTCATGCAGGGCATCTTCCTCGTCATCTCGCTGTCGGTGCTCGCCGCGAACCTCATCGTGGACCTGCTGTACGGCCTCATCGACCCCCGCACCCGGGCGCGGGCCTAG
- a CDS encoding ABC transporter substrate-binding protein: protein MTITRKRLLIGAAALAASAALALSGCSGSSGSTKSASGSNSTVTLFNGSVGNFTENFNPWLTTGAELQPTQGVIYETLFYYNMARSQDPVPLLGTKYAWNSDGTQLTITVRTGAKWSDGSALTAGDVAWTLNHYESTASLNTLGQTWTTKQDGDDVVLTFPSTSFTLEPQILGNIAIVPEKIWSKIPDVLKTTNTKPVGSGAYELDTFTPQSYTLKKNPNYWGTGDDAPKIETVRFISLANADAATSALESGQVDWMGSYLPTLKDIVKKHPNVAYVNTADSTTSIVTCSNADLGCTGPQTDVAVRQAIYDAMDRTQLNAQALNGFGEPGSPTLLVPAVNKKWVADQANEMLPEGADAAKAKSTLEADGWTLNSKGFYEKGGTELDLTINVVSGWTDYDTVCTLLKGQLQKAGINLTVNQVAQNAWSNSETTGKFQLSLNSVNPGASASPYYIYNNYLNTAATAKVGSPSSTNTSRFSDPAVDAALKTLASTNPSDDAALLKEYGTIQDTVVKQLPIIPIYVNQALTEFNTSHATGWPSADNLYAFPEPWKAWDAGIVLKAIRPAK from the coding sequence ATGACAATCACCAGGAAGCGGCTGCTCATCGGCGCCGCTGCGCTCGCGGCATCCGCCGCTCTCGCGCTCTCGGGCTGCTCCGGCTCGAGCGGCAGCACCAAATCCGCATCCGGCTCGAACAGCACGGTCACGCTGTTCAACGGCTCGGTCGGGAACTTCACCGAGAACTTCAACCCGTGGCTGACCACCGGGGCCGAGCTCCAGCCCACCCAGGGCGTCATCTACGAGACGCTCTTCTACTACAACATGGCCCGCTCGCAGGACCCGGTTCCGCTGCTCGGCACCAAGTACGCCTGGAACAGCGACGGCACGCAGCTCACCATCACGGTGCGCACGGGCGCCAAGTGGAGCGACGGATCCGCACTCACCGCCGGCGACGTCGCATGGACGCTGAACCACTACGAGTCGACGGCCTCGCTCAACACGCTCGGTCAGACGTGGACCACCAAACAGGACGGCGACGACGTCGTGCTGACCTTCCCGAGCACCTCGTTCACGCTCGAGCCGCAGATCCTCGGCAACATCGCGATCGTCCCGGAGAAGATCTGGTCGAAGATCCCCGATGTCCTGAAGACCACCAACACGAAGCCCGTCGGCTCCGGCGCGTACGAGCTCGACACGTTCACCCCGCAGAGCTACACGCTGAAGAAGAACCCGAACTACTGGGGCACCGGCGACGACGCGCCCAAGATCGAGACGGTGCGCTTCATCTCGCTGGCGAATGCGGACGCCGCGACCAGCGCTCTCGAATCCGGCCAGGTCGACTGGATGGGCTCCTACCTGCCCACGCTGAAGGACATCGTCAAGAAGCACCCCAACGTGGCCTACGTGAACACGGCCGACTCGACCACGTCGATCGTGACCTGCTCGAACGCGGACCTCGGCTGCACCGGCCCGCAGACCGACGTCGCAGTGCGCCAGGCGATCTACGACGCGATGGACCGCACCCAGCTGAACGCGCAGGCGCTCAACGGCTTCGGCGAGCCCGGCTCGCCGACGCTGCTCGTGCCCGCGGTCAACAAGAAGTGGGTCGCCGACCAGGCGAACGAGATGCTGCCGGAGGGCGCTGACGCGGCGAAGGCCAAGAGCACGCTCGAGGCGGACGGTTGGACGCTGAACTCGAAGGGCTTCTACGAGAAGGGCGGCACCGAGCTCGACCTGACGATCAACGTCGTCTCGGGCTGGACCGACTACGACACGGTCTGCACGCTGCTCAAGGGCCAGCTGCAGAAGGCCGGCATCAACCTCACCGTCAACCAGGTCGCGCAGAACGCGTGGTCGAACTCGGAGACGACCGGCAAGTTCCAGCTCTCGCTCAACTCGGTGAACCCCGGGGCGTCCGCGTCGCCGTACTACATCTACAACAACTACCTCAACACCGCCGCGACGGCGAAGGTCGGCTCGCCGTCCTCGACGAACACCTCGCGCTTCTCCGACCCGGCGGTCGACGCTGCGCTCAAGACGCTCGCCTCGACCAACCCGAGCGACGACGCGGCGCTGCTGAAGGAGTACGGCACGATCCAGGACACGGTGGTGAAGCAGCTGCCGATCATCCCGATCTACGTCAACCAGGCGCTCACCGAGTTCAACACCTCGCACGCCACCGGCTGGCCGAGCGCGGACAACCTGTACGCGTTCCCCGAGCCGTGGAAGGCATGGGACGCCGGCATCGTCCTGAAGGCGATCCGCCCCGCCAAGTGA